The following are encoded in a window of Nibricoccus aquaticus genomic DNA:
- a CDS encoding ribonucleotide-diphosphate reductase subunit beta — translation MHKSFQVGSKTFILDQAKAEAAFAAKKVINGRESMTFNLLPLKYQWAYDLYRTMKANHWEPEDVPMGKDIEQWRDEKAVSDIERWIIRMGIGYFSAAEGIVGDNIQHVVRELVTAPELKLVLGRHAHEENIHADSLLYMISSLGINPHECEAMFEDIPTIAKKNAFVVNNSRNLRRDLDLTQTENKKLLAKNIFLFGQCMEGTQFYGLFGMILSLYRQNKFPGIGQMFRYTLRDESNHIEVFRNLFMDLVEENRDIWTTEFKEELRATMAEAVALEKEFIRDCLPADSVGLSKNEFLTYIDYIADRRLEGCGLAPLNSGVKNPLPWLAEMMDIKKEQNFFEGRVTEYQKASSINQTHDDDL, via the coding sequence ATGCACAAGTCGTTTCAAGTCGGTTCCAAAACATTCATCCTCGATCAAGCGAAGGCCGAAGCCGCCTTCGCCGCCAAGAAGGTCATCAACGGCCGCGAATCCATGACCTTCAACCTGCTCCCGCTGAAGTACCAGTGGGCGTACGACCTCTACCGCACGATGAAGGCCAACCACTGGGAGCCCGAGGACGTTCCCATGGGCAAGGACATCGAGCAGTGGCGCGACGAGAAGGCTGTCAGCGACATCGAGCGCTGGATCATCCGCATGGGCATCGGCTATTTCTCCGCCGCCGAGGGCATCGTCGGTGATAACATTCAGCACGTCGTCCGCGAGCTCGTCACCGCCCCCGAGCTGAAGCTCGTCCTCGGCCGCCACGCGCACGAGGAAAACATCCACGCCGATTCGCTTCTCTATATGATCTCGTCGCTGGGCATTAACCCGCACGAGTGCGAAGCGATGTTCGAGGACATCCCCACAATCGCCAAGAAAAACGCCTTCGTCGTTAACAACTCCCGCAATCTCCGCCGCGATCTCGATCTCACGCAGACCGAGAACAAAAAACTCCTCGCGAAAAACATCTTCCTCTTCGGTCAGTGTATGGAGGGCACCCAGTTCTACGGCCTGTTCGGCATGATCCTGTCGCTCTACCGCCAGAACAAATTCCCCGGCATCGGCCAGATGTTCCGCTACACCCTCCGCGACGAGTCGAACCACATCGAGGTCTTCCGCAATCTCTTCATGGACCTCGTCGAGGAGAACCGCGACATCTGGACCACCGAGTTCAAGGAAGAGCTCCGCGCCACGATGGCCGAGGCCGTCGCGCTCGAGAAAGAATTTATCAGGGACTGTCTGCCCGCCGATTCCGTGGGCCTTAGTAAGAACGAGTTCCTGACCTACATAGACTACATCGCGGACCGTCGCCTCGAAGGCTGCGGCCTGGCTCCGCTTAACAGCGGCGTTAAAAACCCGCTCCCCTGGCTCGCCGAGATGATGGACATCAAGAAGGAGCAAAACTTCTTCGAAGGTCGCGTCACCGAGTACCAGAAGGCGTCGTCGATCAACCAAACACACGACGACGATCTCTGA
- the tgt gene encoding tRNA guanosine(34) transglycosylase Tgt, with translation MSRLNFTLEKEASGSSARAATFRTLHGEVKTPVFMPVGTQATVKSQTVETLKATGSSVLLANTYHLLLRPGPEVFKKFGGIHNFMKWDGPVLTDSGGFQIFSLPGERVMNEDGARFKSYVDGAMFMLSPESSIGMQKTIGSDIMMVLDQCIPSTAGYAEAEVAMELTHRWALRSLKARGDSPQALFGIVQGACHHDLRKKSAAFLRELPFDGLAIGGLAVGETHAERYEFTGLVTQHLPKNLPRYLMGVGTPIDILEAVHRGVDMFDCIIPSQLAQRGVAFTSQGKIQLRRAVYKFSEAPLDAKCDCHCCKNFSRAYLHHLVKSDELLGWQLLGIHNFAFYHRLMREMRQEILHGNFLAYYERMRPELMKSDEDNPVNPPKKLRHGKPKHLGDYDIVTSEQGFSSIRQISSGEVMHSVSAPSDEAQRLYVGQSRLAERLLKSSAGGEAVSGASAGGDGAARELVIWDVGLGAASNAMAAIQCFESRYAEKGGEALRPLRIVSFECDLDPLTLAAKFPGHFPHLRHGAPHALLESGRWRHASGLLEWELLKGDFLTFIETAVEPDVIFYDPFSAKTDTGLWTAEVFARVRARCGEKRAELFTYSAATAVRVALLAAGFYVAEGVGTGPKATTTVAFARERRETDAGVWPEARLLGAEWLARWGRSTSKSPSTLTEAERVVFEKRIEGHPQFRAVRQS, from the coding sequence AGCGTCCGGATCGTCGGCGCGCGCAGCCACATTTCGCACGCTTCACGGCGAGGTGAAGACGCCTGTGTTCATGCCGGTCGGCACGCAAGCGACCGTGAAGAGTCAGACGGTGGAGACGCTCAAGGCGACGGGTTCGAGCGTGTTGCTCGCGAACACTTATCACCTGTTGCTGCGGCCGGGCCCGGAGGTTTTTAAGAAGTTTGGCGGTATCCATAATTTCATGAAGTGGGACGGGCCGGTGCTGACGGACTCGGGTGGATTCCAGATTTTTTCGCTGCCCGGAGAGCGCGTGATGAACGAGGACGGCGCGCGGTTTAAGAGCTATGTGGACGGCGCGATGTTCATGTTGTCGCCGGAGTCGAGCATCGGGATGCAGAAGACGATCGGCAGCGACATCATGATGGTGCTCGATCAGTGCATTCCCTCGACTGCAGGCTACGCGGAGGCCGAGGTGGCGATGGAGCTGACGCATCGCTGGGCGCTCAGATCGCTGAAGGCGCGCGGGGATTCGCCGCAGGCGTTATTCGGGATCGTGCAGGGGGCGTGTCATCACGATCTGCGCAAGAAGAGCGCGGCGTTTTTGCGGGAGCTGCCGTTTGACGGACTCGCGATCGGCGGGCTGGCGGTGGGCGAGACGCATGCGGAGCGGTATGAGTTCACCGGACTCGTCACGCAGCACCTGCCGAAAAATCTGCCGCGCTACCTGATGGGTGTGGGCACGCCGATCGACATTCTCGAGGCGGTGCATCGGGGCGTGGACATGTTTGACTGCATCATCCCGTCGCAGCTGGCGCAGCGCGGCGTGGCGTTTACGTCGCAGGGGAAAATCCAGCTGCGGCGGGCCGTGTATAAATTTTCGGAAGCGCCGCTGGATGCGAAGTGCGACTGCCATTGCTGCAAAAATTTCTCGCGGGCGTATCTGCATCACCTCGTGAAGTCGGATGAGCTGCTCGGCTGGCAGCTGCTGGGGATTCACAATTTTGCGTTTTATCACCGGCTGATGCGCGAGATGCGGCAGGAGATTTTGCACGGCAATTTTCTGGCTTACTACGAGCGGATGCGGCCGGAGCTGATGAAGTCGGACGAGGACAATCCGGTGAATCCGCCGAAGAAGCTGCGGCATGGAAAGCCGAAGCATCTCGGGGACTACGACATCGTTACGAGTGAGCAGGGGTTTTCGAGCATCCGGCAGATCAGCTCGGGCGAGGTGATGCACTCGGTGAGTGCACCGAGCGATGAGGCGCAGCGGCTTTATGTCGGGCAGTCGCGGCTGGCTGAGCGGTTGTTGAAGAGCAGTGCTGGAGGAGAAGCGGTGTCAGGCGCGAGTGCGGGCGGTGATGGAGCGGCGCGGGAGCTGGTGATCTGGGATGTGGGGCTGGGCGCGGCGTCGAATGCGATGGCGGCGATCCAGTGCTTTGAAAGTCGATACGCGGAGAAGGGAGGGGAGGCGCTGAGGCCGTTGCGAATCGTTAGCTTCGAGTGCGATCTCGATCCGCTCACTCTGGCGGCGAAATTCCCGGGGCATTTCCCGCATTTGCGTCATGGGGCTCCGCACGCGTTGCTGGAGAGCGGGCGGTGGCGTCATGCGTCGGGGCTGCTCGAGTGGGAGCTGCTGAAAGGGGATTTTCTGACGTTCATCGAGACGGCGGTGGAGCCCGATGTGATTTTCTACGATCCGTTTTCGGCGAAGACGGACACGGGCTTGTGGACGGCGGAGGTGTTTGCGCGGGTGCGGGCGCGTTGCGGAGAGAAGCGCGCGGAGCTGTTCACGTACTCGGCGGCGACGGCGGTGCGGGTGGCGTTGCTGGCGGCGGGATTTTATGTGGCCGAAGGAGTCGGCACCGGGCCGAAGGCAACGACGACGGTGGCGTTTGCGCGCGAGCGTCGCGAGACGGATGCGGGCGTGTGGCCGGAGGCGAGGTTGCTCGGCGCGGAGTGGCTCGCGCGCTGGGGGCGCAGCACGTCGAAGTCTCCGTCGACGCTGACGGAGGCGGAGCGCGTGGTATTCGAGAAGCGGATCGAGGGGCACCCGCAGTTTCGCGCGGTGCGGCAGTCGTAA
- a CDS encoding ExbD/TolR family protein yields MDEALFNAAPKKARIEIIPLIDVVFFLLATFVLFTLSLDKIESIEIPLPKGGEPREAEDLTIYLQTTDHGLFHWKLGRTSPAEQLTASELGPRLETYRRSVANPRVLINGDDRAPFSETIRALDAVRLARIREVSLETVRN; encoded by the coding sequence ATGGACGAAGCCCTCTTCAACGCGGCGCCTAAAAAAGCCCGCATCGAAATCATCCCCCTCATCGACGTCGTCTTCTTTCTGCTGGCGACGTTCGTGCTCTTCACGCTCTCCCTCGATAAGATAGAATCCATCGAGATACCTCTTCCGAAAGGTGGCGAGCCCCGCGAAGCCGAAGATCTCACCATCTACCTCCAGACAACTGATCACGGGCTCTTCCACTGGAAACTAGGGCGCACTTCACCCGCCGAGCAACTCACCGCCTCCGAGCTCGGCCCGCGCCTCGAAACCTATCGGCGCTCCGTCGCCAACCCCCGCGTTTTGATCAACGGCGATGATCGCGCCCCCTTCTCCGAAACGATCCGCGCGCTCGATGCAGTCCGGCTCGCCCGCATCCGCGAGGTCTCCCTCGAAACAGTGCGCAACTAA